The DNA segment GAGGGTGCCGCCGAGGTCGGCCGCGTCCGCGGTCGTCGGATCCCCGCCCGTCAGCCGCTCGTGGAGCCGACGGAGGACCGCGGTCCCGTTCACCTCGCGGCCGTGCTGGGCGGCCTGCGCGTAGACGACGGGGCCGCCGTCCGCCGGAACGTCGAGTTCGGGCCCGTCCGGCCCCTCCGCGAGGCCTCCCTCGCCGTAGACGTGGACGGTCGTGCGGACCGGGACGCCCGAGGGGAGCCTCGCGAGGACGAGTTCGCTGGCGTCGTGCATACCGGAGGGTCGGGCCTGAAGCGCTTATAAATCGGGGGCGCCGGGCGGCGTCGGCCGTCCCGCCGGGCGGCCCGCTCGACCGCGGACGCTAAGTCGGTGGGTCGACGAGACGGAGCCGAGATGCGGGTCACGCTCCTCGGCACCGGCGACACGACGGGGACGCCGACCGTCGGCTGCGACTGCGACACCTGCGCCGCGGCCCGCGAGCGGGGAGTGTCGCGCTCGCGGTTCTCCGTCCACGTCGCCAACGAGCGCACCGGCGAGTCGCTGCTCGTCGACTTCAGCCCGGACTTCAGACAGCAGTTCCTCGACGCCGACGTTCCCCTCCCCGACGCCGGGGTCGTGACGCACATCCACTTCGACCACCTCGACGGGCTCGGCAACGTCTACCGGCTGGTCGACGGGCTCCCGGTCCACGCGCCGAACGAGACCGACCCCGCCACAGACGAGAGCGTCGCCGAGACGATCCGCGCGAAGTACGACTACCTGGAGGACCGGATCGGCGTCCACGCCCGCGAGCCGTTCGAGCCCTTCGAGACCTGCGGGCTCGAGATCCGGTTCGTCCCCGTCGACCACCCGCCCCTCCTCTGTTACGGCGTCGTCATCGAGGACCCGGAGACGGGCGCGACGCTCTCGCTGACCGGCGACACGAGCTACGACGTGCCCGAGCGCTCCCGCGAGGCGCTCGCCGGGGCCGACCTCCTCTTGGCCGACGCCATCGTCCCCGCCTCGCTCTGCGAGCACCACCCGATGGGCGGGCGCCACGAGGGGCCCGACGGCGTCCCGCGCACGTTCGGCACGAAGCACATGACCCGGGAGGGGGCGCTCGCGCTCGCCGACGAGCTTGACGCCGACCGCACTCGGCTCGTCCACGTCGCGCACTACTACCCGCCGGACGAGGCGTTCGCGGAGCCGCTCGCGGTCGACGGTGAAGTGTACGAGCTATAGCGTCCCGGTTACACCGATCGTCCGCCT comes from the Halorubrum depositum genome and includes:
- a CDS encoding MBL fold metallo-hydrolase is translated as MRVTLLGTGDTTGTPTVGCDCDTCAAARERGVSRSRFSVHVANERTGESLLVDFSPDFRQQFLDADVPLPDAGVVTHIHFDHLDGLGNVYRLVDGLPVHAPNETDPATDESVAETIRAKYDYLEDRIGVHAREPFEPFETCGLEIRFVPVDHPPLLCYGVVIEDPETGATLSLTGDTSYDVPERSREALAGADLLLADAIVPASLCEHHPMGGRHEGPDGVPRTFGTKHMTREGALALADELDADRTRLVHVAHYYPPDEAFAEPLAVDGEVYEL